A window of Castanea sativa cultivar Marrone di Chiusa Pesio chromosome 1, ASM4071231v1 contains these coding sequences:
- the LOC142621744 gene encoding uncharacterized protein LOC142621744 translates to MKYADCVPELLDFELSVSTPLGETMVAEFICKSCVIKIGENELLADLILLEIQEFDVILGMDWLATYHANVGSLQEGSGCKGYLAYVVDNEKEGIKIDDIPVVRDFVDVFPEDLPGLPFDREIEFAIDLVPKTAPISMAPYRMAPRAELKELKLQLQVVLEKGFIRPSVSPWVLPFFL, encoded by the exons ATGAAATATGCTGATTGTGTGCCTGAATTGTTGGACTTTGAACTTTCTGTTTCTACTCCTTTGGGTGAAACTATGGTTGCTGAGTTTATATGTAAGTCTTGTGTGATTAAGATTGGAGAAAATGAGTTGTTGGCTGATTTGATTCTCTTAGAAATTCAAGAATTTGATGTAATCTTAGGCATGGATTGGTTAGCAACTTATCATGCTAATGTTGGATCGTTACAAGAAGGAAGTG GTTGTAAAGGTTATCTTGCATATGTGGTGGATAATGAGAAGGAAGGGATTAAGATTGATGACATTCCTGTTGTGAGGGACTTTGTTGATGTATTTCCTGAGGATCTCCCTGGGTTACCGTTTgatagagagatagaatttGCCATTGATTTAGTGCCAAAAACTGCACCTATTTCTATGGCACCATATCGTATGGCACCTCGTGCAGAGTTGAAGGAGCTTAAATTGCAATTGCAAGTGGTTTTAGAAAAGGGATTCATTAGACCTAGTGTATCTCCTTGGGTGctcccgttctttttgtaa